In Mammaliicoccus sp. Marseille-Q6498, the genomic stretch TCTGGTGACGATAGCAAAGAGGTCACACCTGTTCCCATGCCGAACACAGAAGTTAAGCTCTTTAGCGCCGATGGTAGTTGGGCTTACGTTCCGCGAGAGTAGGACGTTGCCGGGCAAATATTTAAATTATTCCACAGTAGCTCAGTGGTAGAGCTATCGGCTGTTAACCGATCGGTCGTAGGTTCGAGTCCTACCTGTGGAGCCATGGCCCCTTGGTCAAGCGGTTAAGACACCGCCCTTTCACGGCGGTAACACGGGTTCGAGTCCCGTAGGGGTCATTTTAATGGAGAATTAGCTCAGCTGGGAGAGCATCTGCCTTACAAGCAGAGGGTCGGCGGTTCGAACCCGTCATTCTCCACCATTTAAATTAATAAGCTGGAGGGGTAGCGAAGTGGCTAAACGCGGCGGACTGTAAATCCGCTCCTTCGGGTTCGGCAGTTCGAATCTGCCCCCCTCCACCATTGTTGGGCTATAGCCAAGCGGTAAGGCAACGGACTTTGACTCCGTCACCCGCTGGTTCGAATCCAGCTAGCCCAGCCATTAGAGCCATTAGCTCAGTTGGTAGAGCATCTGACTTTTAATCAGAGGGTCAGAGGTTCGAATCCTCTATGGCTCATAAATTGAGAGTCTAGAATGATATTCTAGACAAAATAAAATAGACGTAATTCTTTTCAATAAGAATTGCGTCTATTTTTTATTTTCATTTTTCTAAAGACTTTTAAAAATTGATATGCATAGTTCATGCAATATCAATATACATTGATGTATAAATATTTGGAATATATTAATTTTATCCGGGAAACCTTATAAAACTTGATGTAAGTGCTTACATAAACTACAATATAATAGTATTGATAAATAAGGGGGATTTTCAAATTATGAAAAAAAGCATTGAAGTTATAGGTGCACCAACTGCATTTGGTCAACGTAAATTAGGAGTAAATTTTGGACCGAACGCATTAAGATATGCAGGTCTAATTGAAAGAATAAAAAAAATTGGTCATGAAGTTATAGATAAGGGGAATGTTGTATCTCCTGAAATAAATATGGAAAAATATAAAAGCGAACAAAAAGGATTAAGAAATTTAGAAGAAGTGATTACTTTTTCAAATAGTCTATATGAAAAAGTGAGTGAAACGAAAAAAAGAGGGCATTTCCCATTAATTCTTGGTGGTGATCATTCGTTATCAATAGGATCAATTGCAGGGATAAGTGAACATTATGAGAATCTAGGTGTGATTTGGTATGATGCACATGGAGATTTAAATACACTTGATTCATCACCGAGCGGTAATATTCACGGTATGCCTCTTAGAGCTTTGATTGGAGAAGGCGACGAATCTTTAATCAATATTGGTGGTTATAAAAATAAAGTTAAACCAGAGAATATAGTACTAATAGGTATGAGAGATTTAGATGAAGGTGAGAAGGAATACATTAAAGAAGTAGGTATTCGTACATACACTATGGCAGATATTGATAGACTTGGTATGAGTACTGTTATTTCTGAAACAATTGATTACTTAAAGGATAAAACAGATGGCGTACATCTTTCATTAGACGTAGATGCATTAGATCCTGTGGAAACACCTGGTACTGGTACAACTGTTCCAGGAGGCGTAACTTACAGAGAAAGTCATTTAGCTATGGAAATGCTACATGAATCCAATTTAATCGTTTCTGCTGATTTAGTTGAAGTAAATCCATTGATAGATGATTGTAATAAGACCGCTCATCAAGCAATTGGTTTAATGGGCTCTTTCTTTGGAGAAAAGTTATTATAAGTATTGAACATTATTATTAATAGAAGACAAACCTGAAAAAATTAAACGATTTTTCAGGTTTGTT encodes the following:
- the rocF gene encoding arginase, producing MKKSIEVIGAPTAFGQRKLGVNFGPNALRYAGLIERIKKIGHEVIDKGNVVSPEINMEKYKSEQKGLRNLEEVITFSNSLYEKVSETKKRGHFPLILGGDHSLSIGSIAGISEHYENLGVIWYDAHGDLNTLDSSPSGNIHGMPLRALIGEGDESLINIGGYKNKVKPENIVLIGMRDLDEGEKEYIKEVGIRTYTMADIDRLGMSTVISETIDYLKDKTDGVHLSLDVDALDPVETPGTGTTVPGGVTYRESHLAMEMLHESNLIVSADLVEVNPLIDDCNKTAHQAIGLMGSFFGEKLL